In Gigantopelta aegis isolate Gae_Host chromosome 14, Gae_host_genome, whole genome shotgun sequence, the following proteins share a genomic window:
- the LOC121389230 gene encoding uncharacterized protein LOC121389230: MYLRLGLKLVNVHKVLKFTQSPWMKPYIDFNTQKRKEAKDDFSKDLFKLLFNSVYGKQLQNVRNYQQVELITDEKRLRRYTAKPNFKSVNIFSEHLVAVSMEKVLVTLNQPVSVGFTILEHAKCILYDFHYNVMLREYGDCLKVLMTDTDSLLYQIAVPVGRSLRDPYDFMNANISLFDTSNYPKDHPLHSVERHKAIGVMKDEAGGKIIREFLGLRAKNYSYIVDKILGVTKEELRAKGIQKTFIRKHLRHEMFKECLFEHKQTMASYHQIRSFHNELYTIKIKKIALTPLDDKRYLLDDGIESKPYGYNPL, encoded by the coding sequence ATGTATTTGCGTTTAGGCCTTAAACTCGTCAATGTTCACAAAGTCTTGAAATTTACTCAGAGTCCTTGGATGAAACCGTACATTGATTTCAATACACAAAAACGCAAAGAAGCCAAGGACGATTTCTCAAAAGatctttttaaacttttattcaaTTCAGTCTATGGAAAGCAACTTCAAAACGTCAGAAACTATCAGCAAGTAGAATTAATTACAGATGAAAAGAGACTGCGTCGATACACGGCAAAACCAAATTTCAAATCGGTGAACATTTTTTCGGAACATTTGGTAGCGGTCAGCATGGAAAAAGTGTTGGTCACTCTAAATCAGCCCGTGTCCGTTGGCTTCACGATTTTGGAACACgctaaatgtattttgtacgaCTTTCATTACAACGTTATGCTGAGAGAGTACGGTGACTGTTTAAAGGTGCTCATGACCGACACGGACAGTCTGTTGTATCAAATAGCAGTTCCCGTGGGTAGATCCCTCAGAGATCCATACGATTTCATGAACGCAAATATCTCTCTCTTTGACACGTCCAACTATCCTAAAGACCACCCACTCCATTCCGTGGAAAGACACAAAGCCATCGGTGTCATGAAAGATGAAGCGGGTGGTAAAATTATTAGGGAATTTTTAGGACTTCGGGCAAAAAATTATTCTTATATAGTGGACAAAATTCTGGGTGTAACAAAGGAAGAACTGAGAGCGAAGGGCATCCAGAAAACATTTATTCGTAAACATCTTCGTCACGAAATGTTCAAAGAGTGTCTTTTTGAACATAAACAAACTATGGCCTCTTATCATCAGATTAGATCTTTTCACAATGAACTGTATACcatcaaaataaagaaaattgcACTGACGCCATTAGATGATAAGAGATACCTTTTAGACGATGGCATCGAATCTAAACCTTATGGCTACAATCCGTTGTAA